The Sagittula stellata E-37 sequence CTGCCGCTCTATTCCTCGACGACAAAGTTCGACAGCGGCACCGGCTGGCCATCCTTCTACGAGGCCATGCCGAACGCCGTGGAGACAAAGCCCGACCGCGCGCTCTTCATGGTGCGGACCGAGTGCCACTGCCGCCGGTGCGGCTCTCATCTGGGGCACATCTTCGACGATGGACCGCCGCCGACCGGCAAACGGCACTGCATCAACGGCGTGTCGCTGACGTTCCAGCCGGCCTGACGCGCCACGATCAACCGAACGCAAAAGGCCCGGGTCATGTCACGTTCAATACGTGAACCGACCCGGGCCTTTTCCGTCTTCGGGAAACTGCGCCCTTACTTGAAGTTGCGCGATTCCTTGATCTGGTCCCACGCCCAGACGACTTCCTGCAACTGCTCCTCCTGCGAGCGGTCGCCGCCGTTCATGTCCGGGTGCAGCACCTTGATCAGCTTCTTGTAGACCTTGCGGATTTCCGCCTTGGACAGCGTGTCGCCGGCCTCCAGGATCTCCAGCGCGCGGCGTTCGGTCGGCGGCAGCTTGCGTCCGCCTCCGGCCTTCTGGCGGCCGGGGTTGCGCGTCGCCTTGTCGCCCAGCACCTGATGCGGGTCCTCGATGCCCAGACGGGCCCAGGCCTTCGCCTCCGGATCGCGCCAGTCCTTCGTCTTGCGCTCCCACACCTTGTCCGACGACTCCTGCGCGTTCATCTCGGCTTCGGTCTTGCCCTCGAAGAAGGACCATTGGGCGTTGTATTCGCGGACGTGGTCCTTGCAGAACCAGAAGAAGTCGTCCAGCACATCGGGGGCTTTCGGCGCGCGGAACTTGCCCGGTTCCTCGCAGCCGTCATGATCGCAGACACGCTGCGACGTCTCGGATTCGCCGGTCATGCCCTTCCGGCCGCGCGGGTTCTTCTTCTTCGCGGACCTGACGGACATGTCGAAACCGAAGGGATCGGGTCTGCTCATCTCTCACCTCATCTCGACTCGGACGCCAGATTTTAGACATTTGTCGCCCGGAGAACAGGGGGCAGCGGCAAAAAAAGTCGGGCCTCGCGGGATGCCGCCCGTGCCCTTTGCCATTCTCTCCGGCATGTCCGGAAGGGTCTGCGCAATCGCATTGCAGTGCTGAACCGCAGGTCAGACGGACCCGTCGGCAGAGGGGCCACCGTCGATCGGACCGGTCAGCGCCGCACGCAGCGCCACGTCCGCCGCATCGCGCGGGCCGACCGGCGTGCGCGGGGGGCGCGCGGGCGGGGCAGGGGCCTCCGTCTCGGGTGCAGTCTCCGGCGATGTGTCCCCTGTCTGCTGAGCCTGCGGGGCGGGGGACGGCGGACTTTCGGTTTGCGGCGGCTCCAGCAGACGCGGCTGAAAGACGCTCGCATCCGCCGCGTGTGGCCTGCGGAAGACCAGGAGGTTGCGCCAGACGGTCTCCGCACCGGTCAGGCCCGCGCGCTCCGTCGCCGGTAGAGTGTCGGTGCGCTGATACTCCCAGCCGCGCGCACCCATGTCGTTCAGAACTCGCTCCACAGCGGCGGCAAAGCGCGCCTCCGCACTGGCACCCTTCAGTTTCTCGCCCTTCTCGGGGGCGGGGACGATCCGGTATTCGTACCTCATGGCGGGCAGAGTATCAGCACGACAGGGCGAGTGAAGCAAAAAACCGGCCCCTTCCTGCCCCGTATGGGCGCCGGACATGCCCCCAGCCGCAGCCGTGGTCGCCCGTGAAGTGCGTCAAAGGGAGCTCAAAAGGAAAAAGGGGCCGGTCTTGCGACCGGACCCCGTCAGCTCTGAACAAACGGATCAAATCCCCCGCTGCCAATCTTTTGCGTGTCGCCCCGATCAATCCTGAGGCTGCCTTGGGGGCGCTCCCCTTGGGTGTAGGCAAGATACCCTGAGCACGCCGTATGCGTCAGTCAGGGAATCCTTACGTAGCGGAATTTGAATGCGAGGGAGGGCGCCTGCGCGCAATGATCTCTACCAGTACAGGGCCCAGTACCGGGCCCAGACACTGCGAAAACGGCCTCATTGAGCCTCACTGCGGGAGCGGGCGGCGATCAGATGCGTGGTGTGAGGAAAGACGGACGGTCGGTCAAACACCGACTGTGCGGCGCCGTGCGGCGCTGCGATCACTTCGTCGGGCGTTTTTCGGCCCGGGCTTCTTCAAGGCGGCGCTCCAGCACCTTGCCCTCGTGCCGCATCCACAGGACACCGAGAGAGCACACGCCCAGAAGTACCAGCGGCATCCAGAATTCATAGGCTGTCATCGGCAGACTCCTTGTGCAGTCTTCCCAACATATAGTGCGAAAGCGCGTGAAATGCCAGTGCAATGACTGTCCACCACAGCGAGGACAGTTCCATCGACACCGCCGCGTCGGTCGCGGGGCGCAGTACGGCGAACCCCAGCAGACCCAGCGCAATGGCATTCAGCGACGTCGCGACAAGCTTGATCCGTTCGTTGTAGACCAGAAGCTCGTCGCGCAGCCGTTTCATCCAAGGACCTCTCCGCCGGACAGGATCACCGGAGCCGTGTCACTGCGCCAGTTTGCGGGCGACGATCTCGTTGACCGCCTTGGGGTTGGCCTTGCCGCCCGTCGCCTTCATCACCTGGCCCACGAACCACCCCGCGAGCTTCGGATTGGCCTTGGCCTTTTCCACCTGTGCGGGGTTGGCCGCGATGATCTCGTCCACCGCCGTTTCGATGGCGCCGGTATCGGTGACCTGCTTCATGCCGCGCTCTTCGACGATCTTCTCCGGGTCGCCGCCTTCGGTATAGACGATCTCGAACAGGTCCTTTGCGATCTTGCCGGAAATCGCATCCGACTTGATCAGCTTGATGATGGACGCCAGTTGCCCCGGTGTCACCGGGCTGTCGGTGATGTCGCGGTCGTCCTTCTTCAGGCGGCCGAACAGCTCGTTGATGACCCAGTTGGCGGACAGTTTGCCGTCGCCCGCCTCCGTCACCACCTGTTCGAAGTAGGCGGCGTTGACCGTCTCGGCGGTCAGCACGTTCGCGTCGTACTCCGTCAGGCCGAAATCGCCCATGAAGCGGGCTTTCTTCTCGTCCGGCAGTTCCGGCAAAGAGGCGGCGATGTCGTCGACCCAGCCCTGCTCGATCTCCAGCGGCAGCAGGTCGGGGCAGGGGAAGTAGCGGTAATCGTGCGCCTCTTCCTTCGACCGCATGGAGCGCGTCTCGTTCTTGTCGGGATCGTACAGCCGCGTTTCCTGATCGACGGTGCCGCCGCCCTCGACAATGGCGATCTGGCGCCGCGCCTCGACGTCGATGGCCATCTGGATGAACCGCATGGAGTTCATGTTCTTGATCTCGCAGCGCGTGCCCAGATGGCTGAAGTCCTGCGTTTCCTGATACTTTTCGTACTGGCCGGGACGGCAGATCGACACGTTCACGTCCGCCCGCAGGTTGCCGTTCTGCATGTTGCCGTCGCAGGTGCCGAGGTAGCGCAGGATCTGGCGCATCTTGGCGACATAGGCCGCCGCTTCCTCCGGCCCGCGGATATCGGGGCGGGAGACGATCTCCATCAGCGCGACGCCCGTGCGGTTGAGGTCGACGAAGGACATGTTCGGGTCCATGTCGTGGATCGACTTGCCCGCGTCCTGTTCGACGTGGATGCGCTCGATCCGGACGAGGCGGGCGATACCGGGTTCCATGTCCACAAGGATTTCGCCTTCGCCCACCAGCGGGTGGTAAAGCTGGCTGATCTGGTAGCCCTGCGGCAGGTCGGGGTAGAAGTAATTCTTGCGGTCGAAGGCGGAGACAAGGTTGATCTGCGCCTTCAGGCCAAGGCCCGTGCGCACCGCCTGCTCGATGCAGTATTCGTTGATGACCGGCAGCATCCCCGGCATCGCGGCGTCCACGAAGGACACGTTGGAGTTCGGCTCGGCCCCGAACTGGGTGGAGGCACCGGAGAACAGCTTGGCCTTGGACGCGACCTGCGCGTGCACTTCCATCCCGATGACCAGTTCCCAGTCGTGCTTCGCTCCGGCGATCACCTTGGGTTTCGGGGTCTCGTAGGTCAGATCCAGCATGTCGGGGCCTCGCGATGCTCAAGAATGGGTTGCGGTCTAGAACACCGGGCGGGGCGGAGCAAGGCCCGGCGCCGGACCGCCCGCGCATCATGGCGCGGGGCCGCGCGCTGCGCCAGCCGGAACCGGCCAGATCGCGGCGCGACCGGCCGTATGTGCATAGAAACCGCATGTGTACAGAAACCGGTGTATCCTGTGCAGGTGCGCTGTCTGATCGCGGCCCTGTCGCGGCCCGCAGCCGGAAAGGGGCACGCTCTCCGATGAGAAAGACCCTCAGTCGCCCTTCAGCATCCGCACGCCGTCTGGTGTGAACACCAGGCGCCGGCCCACGTCCAGCGCCGGTGCGTAGTACTCGGCCATGGTGGAAATCGCCCGCATGCGGCCACGGCGGATGGTGTCCTGCAGGTCTTCCTTTGGCAGGGGGCGGCCGGGTGAGGGGGCAGTGGCCCAGATCTCGGGGTGGAGTTCACGCAGATAGTCCTGTGTGATCCAGCCGAAAGCATCGGCAATGCGGCGTCGCGCGGTGCCCGGTTCCGAGGGGCCGCCCAGCGTCAGCCCGGTGAAGGCGGCAAGCCGGTTGGCCATGTCCTGGGTCGGGTGGCGCTCCAGAATGTCATGCAGCCCTTCGGTGAACAGTTCGGCGTCGACCCTGCGCAGCGCGCCCGCGTCCTGTTCCAGCGCGCCGATGTAGACCCAGGCGTAGCCCGCCATGCCCCAGATGTCGCTCGTCTGTCCGATCACGCGGCGGGCCTGGCGGTCGAGCATTTCCCAGCTCCCGAAACGGCGCGGGCGCAGATCCTGGCCCATGGCCATCATGTGAACCGGCGTCTCCGGCGCCAGTTCGATGAGGTCCTCGTAGTCGTCCGCGACGCGTGCGGTGGGGGCCGGGTCGGCCTCCAGCACGGCGCAGCGCAGGGCCGCCCAGCTGGACAAGCCCGACTCGAAGGCATTGTAGTGATCGACCAGCTTGCGCGCCTCGGCCATGTGCCAGCCATAGGCCATCCGGCGCTGTGCCGAAAGCTGCGCCGGGGCGGAAGCGCCGCGCCAGGCAAGCGCCACGTCCACATGCGCCATCGCAGCCAGGCCATCGAACGCCGGGCGCTCCTGCTCATCCTCCAGCGCGGCCCGGAACGTGGCGAGGATCGCGCAGGCGGTCTTCGGTTCCCCGCGGCGTACCGCGTCGCGGGCGGCCTGCACCGCGTCCGATCGCGCACCCCGGGACAGAATAATCGCCACCGGGAACAGTCCTTCTGTCAGATGCTTTTCGCGGTCGGCGGCAACCATCAGGTCGGCCAGTTCTTCCCAGGCCTCCTGCCGGGCAAGGTGGAGGCCCCTGGCGAAATGCTCCGCCCGCTGTGCCGCATCGGGTCCGGGCGTGCGCACCGCGATCTCGACCCTTGGCCGCAGCGGCGGCACGGTGGCCGTCACGCGGCGGACCCGCAGGGCTCTCTGGTCGGCATGGCGGTTCGGGCGCATGGTGTTGGAAGGGTCCGATTGGGCAGCAGCAGAACGTCAGTCTGCGGGCGCATGTGGGCCAAAAGACGGCGGCTTCGCGGAACCGTGTCGACCTATATCAGACCATTTTCGGAAAGACCGCATGTGTCGGACACATCGGTTACCGGGTCCCTAACGGTCCTCGGCCTCGCGCCAGATCCCGGCGCAATGTTACGCGATCTTCGGCCACCCGTTCCGGGGGCAACAGACCTGCGCGGAACCATGCCGACCGGCGGCCTTGCGAATCCGGACCTTTTCCGGCAGGGTGCCGCCGTCATGTTGCGTGCTGCTGCCCTTATCACGCTCATCGGGACATCGTCGGTCTGGACCGCTGCGGATGCCAATCCGTTGCTGTCGCAGGTCGGGCCCGTGCCAACCGTAACTGCCCACGCGCAGACGGTCATGGCCTCGGTGCGCCCGAAACAGCGTCGCCTCGCCGTCCCGGATGCTAGATGGGACACAAAACCCGGCCGCAAGAGCTGGACACTCGCAGTCCTCAAGGGATTGCGGAGCCACGCCCATGCACTCCCCGATATTGTGCCGAGGGATATCGCCTCGTACTGCCCGGCCTATCCGACCGCAAGCCGCGAACAGCGTGAAGCCTTCTGGGTAGGTCTGATTTCCTCGCTGGCGTGGCATGAAAGCACACATCGCCCCACCGCGGTCGGCGGCGGCGGACGCTGGTACGGATTGACGCAGATCCTGCCCGCCACCGCGCGCAACTATCACTGCAAGGCCCAAAGCGGTTCCGCCCTCAAGAACCCGGAGGACAACCTCTCCTGCGCGCTGCGAATCATGGCCTTCACGGTCAATCGCGACAAGGTTGTCAGCGCAGGCATGCGCGGGGTCGCTGCCGATTGGGGGCCGTTCCACTCCTCGCGCAAGCGCCGCGACATCATGGACTGGACCCGCAGCCAAAGCTACTGTCAGGGCATCGCCCGATCGCTACGCCCCGTCGCCCGTCCCGAGGATCTTCAGGATAAGTGGGAGAACGAGCGCATGAGAACCCTGCTCGCCTCGTTCGAGAGCGTCCGGCCGGAGGCGCGCCCGATTTCCATCTTCGCACGCGCCCTGAAAGATGCGTTGCCACCGGTGGAAACCCTGCGGGAGGCGATGGACAACCCGGTCCGGATGCTCATCAGCACCCAGTCCGAGGGCTGACACCCGCCGCCATGCCGCAAAACGACATAAGGCCCGCGCATTGGCGGGCCTTTTTCATGTCCGGTCTGGCTCATGTCCGGCGCGAAAAACCTTTCAGGCCTTCAGCCAGCTCGGCCGCCGGGTCGCGTCGACAAGGCTGACGGCCGGCGCCTTCGGCCCGCCCAGCGACAGCGTCGCCCGGCGCAGGATCTCGATGCCTTCCTCGCTCTTCGCCGGCAGCGCAGAGGGAGAGATCGGTTCGCCGACGGTGATGCGGAACGGCTGGCGTGCCTTGTTCAGCGTCTCGTGAAACAGCGAAATGTCGCGCAGCGTCGGATGCAGCACGTCGAACAGGTAGAACATGACAGAGTTGCGCGCGCGGATGTTCACCGGGATCACCGGCAGGTCCAGCTTGCGCGCGATCATCGCGGCGCTGGCCATCCAGGGCCGCTCGTGCAGCGACAGGCCGCGCCGCTTGGCCAGCCGGCCGGAGGGGAAGATCACCCCGAGACGGCCTTCCTCGACCGCGCGGCGGCAATAGGCCATGGTCTCGCGCGTCTTGGCATGCGACCGCTTCTCCTGCCGCCACTCCACCGGGCAGACGATGTTGTCGAGCTGCGGCAGAACGCGCACCACATCCTTGTTGGCAAAGAAGTACGTGTCGGGCCGGATCGTCCCCAAGGCGTTGTAAAGGATCACCCCGTCGGCCAACCCGGTCGGATGGTTCGACACGATCAGCGCCGGTCCGTGGCGCGGGATGTTGTCGAGTCCCGAGATCTCCACGTCCTTGGCAATCAGGCTGCCCAGCAGGCGGAACCCGTCCTGCGAGGTCATGTGGTCGAGCTGCCCGGCCACCTCCAGCGTGTGGTCATAGGTCAAAAGCCGTTCGAGAACGGCCCGCGCTGCGGCAACGAAAGCATTCTTCCGCGAGAACCATGGCGCGCGTTCCTCGATCAGGGGGTCGATACGGTCTTTCATTCGTCTGCCATGATCACAAGTTGTTAAAGTTTCCATGACAGACAGGGGCGCAGCTGTCCAGACGACAGTGCGCCGCTGTGTCATGGCCGTCAATTGCAGCCAATGGGGCGATCCGGGGGCAGTCCGGGCGGCGCTCCGACACGCGGCCTTCTATACATAACGCAGCGGACGCAAAGGGAAAGGGCGGTCAGCTGTCCCGGTGCAGACCGAAAGGGGGGCGCCCGGTCGTGACGTTGCGTTGCGTCAGCGCCTCCTCCAGTGCGGCAGGTCGGGGAAGGCAGGAGATGCGGCGCCCGTCGTCCGTGACGATACGGGCGCGCACAGACAGGTGCAGCCGGGTCTAGAAACGCGCGATAGGTATGCGCCCCAGTGCGATCCCGCCCGTGCCGCCTCCCGACCGCCACACCGACCTCCGGTTCTCCATCCCCGGGCGAGCACGGCGGTCCCGTGCCAGGTCGCGGGCCAAGGTCAGGGTTGCCAGTGTCAACAGCGCCGGGATCCACCCGGCGGCGTCGAGCGTCAGTCAGACCGTCAGCGGCGCCAGCCAGACGAGGCTCGGCACAAGCGCCGCCTGCAGCGTCCGGTTCGAGGCGCGGTGTTTCAGGACAAACGGCGGGCCGCTCACCGTCCACCGGCCACGTCGAGGATCGTACGCGTGACATAGGACGCCCGTTCCGACAACAGCCAGAGGATCGCCTCCGCCACCTCGTCAGCCGTCCCGGGCCGGCCCATGGGCGGCGTCTTTCCCAGTTTCTCCAGCCGGTCGGGCACACCGCCCTTGGCGTGGATGCCGGTCTCGATCAGCCCGGGCCGGATCGCGTTGACCCGGATGCCCTCGGGCGCCAGTTCATCCGCAAGGCCAAGCGTGAAGGTGTCGATGGCGCCCTTGCTCGCGGCGTAGTCGATGTACTGGTTGGCAGACCCCATACGTGCCGCGGCGGACGATATGTTGACGATTCCGCCACCCTTGCCCCAGGCCCGCATAAGGCCCACGGCCTGCCGCGCCACCTCAATAGCGCCCAGCACGTTGACGGCAAAGACCTTCTCCACCCGCTCGGGCGTCAGGTCCGCGATCGTTCCGGTCTGCGCCACGATCCCCGCATTGTTCACCAGCCCGACCCGTCCAGGCTTCAGACCCGCGATGGTGTCGAACATCTTCAGCACCGCCTTGGGTTTCGAGACATCGGCCTGCAAAAGGTATGCCTGCGCTCCCATGCTCTCGACCACGGCGGCCGTCTCCTCGGCGCCTGCCTTGTCCTGCCCGTAATGCACGACGATGCGCGGCCAGCCGTTGAAGGCCGCGTTGCGCGCCGTGGCGGCCCCGATCCCGGCCGATGCGCCGGTGACGATCAGCACCCCGCTCACGCGGCACGCCCCGGCCTGAACGCCCGGCTTTCGTCCCACCTTTTCATCGTCTTCATCCTCCTGTTCGGCCGGCGCACAAGGCCAGCCCCTGAAAACCATCCGCGGCAAGACGCCCCGGCAAAACCGACCCTTGCCCGGTTCCTGGACCGATGCTCTTCATCTTGGCCGAAATACCTTGGGGGTGTGGGGGCAAGGCCCCCACCGGATCGCTGCCGCAGGCCGCGATCTGCCCCATAAGCCGGCCCAACGGCGCGGCCAGTTGCTCAGGTGCCAAGGATACGGCTCACCATCTCGTCCACGTCTCGGCTCAGCTTCTGCTTCGAACGGATGCGTTCCAGCTCCGTCCGGATCGTCTCCTGCCGGCCGGCATCGTAGCGCCGCCAGGTCTGGAAGGCCTGACACATGCGCGCCGTGGTCTGGGGGTTCACGTCGTCGAGCCGGATCAGCCAGTCCGCCAGCAGGCGATACCCCGCTCCGTCGGCTGAGTGGAAACCGGCGTGATGCGTCATCATCGCTCCCATGACGGCGCGGAAGCGGTTGGGGTTCTTCCAGTCGAAGGCCGGATGCGCGGTCAGGGCCTCGGTCCGGGGCACCACCTTCTCCGGGGTGGTGGCCGCGATCTGCAGGCCGAACCACTTGTCCATCACCAGCCGGTCGCCGCGCCACTGGTCCTCGAAGGCCTTCAGCGCCGCCTCGTCCCGGCCCGCGCGGATCAGGTTCGACAGGGCCGACAGTTGCAGCGTCATGTTGTCCGCGCGGGCGAACTGGGCCTCCGCCGCGGCACCGCCGTCGAGCCGGGTCTGAAGCGATAGCACCGCCGCGCCAAGCGCCCGCCGGGCCGACTGTTCGGCGTCGGGACTGTATGTGCCGGTCACCTCCGCCTCCGCGGCGAGGCGGGGCAGGAGGTCGGTCCAGCGCTCCGCCTTGACCTGCGCCAGCGTCTCGGCCGCCTGCCAGATGGCGTCGGGGTCCGGGACATGCCCGCGATCCGCCAGCACCTGCGCCAGCTCCGATTGCGAGGGCGTGCCCATCATCAGCGCCCGGTAGGCGGGGTCGAGGGTTTCGTCGCGAAGCACCGCCTCCAGCCCGTCGATATAGGCCATGTCGGGGGTCGCGCCGGTCAGGATCATATCCACCAGCGTTTCCCGGGCGAGCTGTCGGCCGGCGTCCCAGCGGGTGAAGGTGTCGGTGTCGTGCGCCAGGAGGAACGCCTGTTCCTCGCGGCCCGCGTCCCGGTCAAGCACAACCGGGGCGGAGAAGCCGCGCAGCAGGGAGGGGACAGGTTTCGCCGCGAAACCATTGAAATTAAATGTTTGTTCAGACTGGTTAAACTCAAGGAGCGTGGTCGGGAGCACCTCGTCGCCGTTCGGGTTCAGAAGACCAACGGCCAGGGGGATCACCTGAGGGGCCTTCTCGGGCTGGCCCGGGGTCGGCGTCGTCTCCTGCCGGAAGGTCAGCGAATAGGTGCCGTCTGCGAAGGACTCCGACACGGACACACGCGGCGTTCCCGCCTGACTGTACCAGCGTTTGAACTGCGAAAGGTCGCGGCCCGTGGCATCCTCGAAGACCTTCAGCCAGTCCTCGATGGTGCAGGCCTGCCCGTCGTGGCGGTCGAAGTAGAGATCGAGCGCCTTGGCATAGGCCTCGTCCCCGACGAGACGCTTGAGCATCCCGATCACCTCGGCGCCCTTCTCGTAGACCGTCGCGGTGTAGAAGT is a genomic window containing:
- the msrB gene encoding peptide-methionine (R)-S-oxide reductase MsrB, which translates into the protein MNRRTFIAAAAALGFGTRAAEAANFEVTRSEAEWRAMLSDIEYKVMRREGTERAYTSPLNDEKRAGSFLCKGCDLPLYSSTTKFDSGTGWPSFYEAMPNAVETKPDRALFMVRTECHCRRCGSHLGHIFDDGPPPTGKRHCINGVSLTFQPA
- the gatB gene encoding Asp-tRNA(Asn)/Glu-tRNA(Gln) amidotransferase subunit GatB is translated as MLDLTYETPKPKVIAGAKHDWELVIGMEVHAQVASKAKLFSGASTQFGAEPNSNVSFVDAAMPGMLPVINEYCIEQAVRTGLGLKAQINLVSAFDRKNYFYPDLPQGYQISQLYHPLVGEGEILVDMEPGIARLVRIERIHVEQDAGKSIHDMDPNMSFVDLNRTGVALMEIVSRPDIRGPEEAAAYVAKMRQILRYLGTCDGNMQNGNLRADVNVSICRPGQYEKYQETQDFSHLGTRCEIKNMNSMRFIQMAIDVEARRQIAIVEGGGTVDQETRLYDPDKNETRSMRSKEEAHDYRYFPCPDLLPLEIEQGWVDDIAASLPELPDEKKARFMGDFGLTEYDANVLTAETVNAAYFEQVVTEAGDGKLSANWVINELFGRLKKDDRDITDSPVTPGQLASIIKLIKSDAISGKIAKDLFEIVYTEGGDPEKIVEERGMKQVTDTGAIETAVDEIIAANPAQVEKAKANPKLAGWFVGQVMKATGGKANPKAVNEIVARKLAQ
- a CDS encoding SDR family oxidoreductase, which produces MGRKPGVQAGACRVSGVLIVTGASAGIGAATARNAAFNGWPRIVVHYGQDKAGAEETAAVVESMGAQAYLLQADVSKPKAVLKMFDTIAGLKPGRVGLVNNAGIVAQTGTIADLTPERVEKVFAVNVLGAIEVARQAVGLMRAWGKGGGIVNISSAAARMGSANQYIDYAASKGAIDTFTLGLADELAPEGIRVNAIRPGLIETGIHAKGGVPDRLEKLGKTPPMGRPGTADEVAEAILWLLSERASYVTRTILDVAGGR
- a CDS encoding J domain-containing protein, with the translated sequence MSRPDPFGFDMSVRSAKKKNPRGRKGMTGESETSQRVCDHDGCEEPGKFRAPKAPDVLDDFFWFCKDHVREYNAQWSFFEGKTEAEMNAQESSDKVWERKTKDWRDPEAKAWARLGIEDPHQVLGDKATRNPGRQKAGGGRKLPPTERRALEILEAGDTLSKAEIRKVYKKLIKVLHPDMNGGDRSQEEQLQEVVWAWDQIKESRNFK
- a CDS encoding DUF4177 domain-containing protein yields the protein MRYEYRIVPAPEKGEKLKGASAEARFAAAVERVLNDMGARGWEYQRTDTLPATERAGLTGAETVWRNLLVFRRPHAADASVFQPRLLEPPQTESPPSPAPQAQQTGDTSPETAPETEAPAPPARPPRTPVGPRDAADVALRAALTGPIDGGPSADGSV
- a CDS encoding transglycosylase SLT domain-containing protein; translated protein: MLRAAALITLIGTSSVWTAADANPLLSQVGPVPTVTAHAQTVMASVRPKQRRLAVPDARWDTKPGRKSWTLAVLKGLRSHAHALPDIVPRDIASYCPAYPTASREQREAFWVGLISSLAWHESTHRPTAVGGGGRWYGLTQILPATARNYHCKAQSGSALKNPEDNLSCALRIMAFTVNRDKVVSAGMRGVAADWGPFHSSRKRRDIMDWTRSQSYCQGIARSLRPVARPEDLQDKWENERMRTLLASFESVRPEARPISIFARALKDALPPVETLREAMDNPVRMLISTQSEG
- a CDS encoding lysophospholipid acyltransferase family protein, producing MKDRIDPLIEERAPWFSRKNAFVAAARAVLERLLTYDHTLEVAGQLDHMTSQDGFRLLGSLIAKDVEISGLDNIPRHGPALIVSNHPTGLADGVILYNALGTIRPDTYFFANKDVVRVLPQLDNIVCPVEWRQEKRSHAKTRETMAYCRRAVEEGRLGVIFPSGRLAKRRGLSLHERPWMASAAMIARKLDLPVIPVNIRARNSVMFYLFDVLHPTLRDISLFHETLNKARQPFRITVGEPISPSALPAKSEEGIEILRRATLSLGGPKAPAVSLVDATRRPSWLKA
- the pepN gene encoding aminopeptidase N, whose product is MQAEAPQTIYLKDYTPFGWHVESVHLTFRLAPHSTRVLSKIRFAPNPDAPAQTFFLHGEMLKLIAAKIDGAPVTPDVTDEGLTVAVPSGAFLWEAEVEIDPKGNTALEGLYMSNGMYCTQCEAEGFRKITYYPDRPDVMSTFTVRIEGDEKVKLSNGNPQAEGDGFAEWHDPWPKPAYLFALVAGDLVNHPGAFTTMSGKDVELNIWVRPGDEDKCAFGMEALKKSMKWDEEVYGREYDLDIFNIVAVDDFNMGAMENKGLNVFNSSCVLASPETSTDANFERVEAIIAHEYFHNWTGNRITCRDWFQLCLKEGLTVFRDSQFTSDMRSAPVKRISDVIDLRGRQFPEDQGPLSHPVRPESFQEINNFYTATVYEKGAEVIGMLKRLVGDEAYAKALDLYFDRHDGQACTIEDWLKVFEDATGRDLSQFKRWYSQAGTPRVSVSESFADGTYSLTFRQETTPTPGQPEKAPQVIPLAVGLLNPNGDEVLPTTLLEFNQSEQTFNFNGFAAKPVPSLLRGFSAPVVLDRDAGREEQAFLLAHDTDTFTRWDAGRQLARETLVDMILTGATPDMAYIDGLEAVLRDETLDPAYRALMMGTPSQSELAQVLADRGHVPDPDAIWQAAETLAQVKAERWTDLLPRLAAEAEVTGTYSPDAEQSARRALGAAVLSLQTRLDGGAAAEAQFARADNMTLQLSALSNLIRAGRDEAALKAFEDQWRGDRLVMDKWFGLQIAATTPEKVVPRTEALTAHPAFDWKNPNRFRAVMGAMMTHHAGFHSADGAGYRLLADWLIRLDDVNPQTTARMCQAFQTWRRYDAGRQETIRTELERIRSKQKLSRDVDEMVSRILGT